In Mercenaria mercenaria strain notata chromosome 15, MADL_Memer_1, whole genome shotgun sequence, a single genomic region encodes these proteins:
- the LOC123546432 gene encoding uncharacterized protein LOC123546432 — MEINRLSFTAFTQLGLISLLVLLSPVESAKKCSRTLKRIPVHKGFDLNKFAGTWYTITRTTLAWGDNTFKSFSIEIGKNEDGSFHFSYTGQIGDKCLPVESGTLVKNGRPGHYILRVSGQSNNHATIIISFTDYRNMALVYYCFKYRPGSRAQCQKNGMQIEIMSKDLTPKKKDANAYIKRSGKRLCAPAKLLEATQPGLCKIPDILAAAKQTALDLKDDDTKTSGKDHCAVNNIPVQQNFNSSQLQGLWYEIARTRFTFNKMESVVNFHRYDEETNQIYSYYTGTVVSQNDDDSEVACMTAIQGMSKTAGETEPDSNRLGKIGWDDFSFHWSPTKVLYADDDYILFYACYSGETDTPCNKMAMEVTLSGRSRNISQEKRDTIYDILPQICVNPDDMIETQFLTNCTSWVTIQPEDVGPEDCKLDDIMVYDDYINTQMAGTWFLYSSISYNNMTALNGVVMEKTLLPGSERIETRIAAFSPETDNCTEYRSRSRDMCIETADHIAVLPTGGDGNFVFSKVLYLDNDILVEYTCSARSLDGACDKDGIQFNVYTTNDTSDEDFLLADVHQDRVDMLAKSICLDPNDLQLQSDWCNISEFAAPEESSDAERCDIDQLTIFSDTNEYTQEGIYGYWYEVSRSSISSHKPAVKSAYAYFTSPSNETLNIYYTGLSNEETEGDDPTCSEVLHGSMIARCSNDINGDFLYRFNQTENFVSYVPFKIIFTDYTKVLVTYMCTEMLPDGSCHETGEEIILWSRNETLDDTDKAYAYDMGFWVCLQPTMTDNHQNNSACKQNLEEYVTDNHLDQLYEDDYDVSDDEAITEGEVDDNNDQQQDQGQNKYELSDIEAAFLMDDDEFYYNS; from the exons TTTGCAGGAACATGGTATACAATTACAAGAACCACATTGGCTTGGGGAGATAACACCTTTAAGTCCTTTTCAATTGAGATTGGCAAAAATGAAGATGGTTCGTTCCACTTTTCTTACACTGGACAAAT tgGGGATAAATGCCTTCCAGTTGAATCCGGTACACTCGTAAAGAACGGCCGTCCTGGCCATTATATTCTTCGTGTATCCGGACAAAGCAATAATCATG CTACTATTATAATATCGTTCACGGACTACAGAAATATGGCTTTGGTATATTATTGCTTCAAATACCGCCCGGGGTCTCGTGCTCAGTGCCAGAAAAATGGTATGCAGATAGAAATTATGTCCAAAGATTTGACCCCGAAGAAAAAGGACGCCAATGCTTATATAAAAAGATCTGGCAAGCGTCTCTGTGCACCCGCCAAGTTGCTTGAAGCAACACAGCCTg GTTTGTGCAAGATACCAGATATTCTAGCTGCAGCCAAGCAAACTGCACTAGACTTGAAAGATGAtg ATACCAAAACCAGTGGCAAAGACCATTGTGCTGTCAATAACATTCCAGTTCAGCAGAACTTCAACAGTTCTCAG ttGCAAGGATTATGGTACGAGATAGCGCGCACGCGATTTACGTTCAACAAGATGGAGTCTGTAGTGAATTTCCATAGATACGATGAAGAAACCAATCAGATATACAGTTACTATACCGGCACTGTAGTTTCCCAGAATGACGATGATAG TGAAGTGGCTTGCATGACTGCTATACAGGGCATGTCAAAGACGGCGGGGGAAACTGAGCCGGACTCCAACAGACTTGGCAAGATAGGATGGGACGACTTTTCGTTTCACTGGT CCCCAACCAAAGTACTTTATGCCGACGAcgattatatattgttttatgcatGTTATTCCGGTGAAACAGACACACCGTGTAATAAAATGGCCATGGAAGTCACTCTATCAGGGCGGTCACGAAATATCAGCCAAGAAAAAAGAGATACCATTTATGACATACTACCACAAATCTGTGTGAATCCTGATGATATGATAGAAACACAATTTCTTA CAAATTGCACTAGCTGGGTAACCATTCAACCGGAAG ATGTGGGTCCGGAGGACTGCAAACTGGATGATATTATGGTGTATGATGACTACATAAACACTCAG ATGGCCGGAACATGGTTTCTGTATTCGTCAATATCATACAATAATATGACAGCATTAAATGGCGTTGTTATGGAAAAGACGCTGCTTCCCGGCAGCGAACGCATAGAAACGAGAATTGCTGCTTTCTCACCCGAAACTGACAA TTGTACTGAGTATCGGTCAAGGTCGCGGGACATGTGTATTGAAACAGCTGATCATATAGCAGTTCTACCCACAGGAGGCGACGGAAATTTCG TCTTTTCTAAAGTTCTCTATCTTGACAACGACATCCTCGTGGAATACACGTGCTCTGCACGTTCCTTGGATGGCGCGTGCGACAAAGATGGTATACAGTTTAACGTGTATACGACTAACGATACATCTGATGAAGATTTCCTACTGGCAGATGTCCATCAAGACAGGGTAGATATGCTAGCCAAGTCTATTTGCCTCGATCCTAATGATCTACAGCTGCAATCAG ATTGGTGTAATATTTCGGAGTTCGCAGCACCGGAAGAGAGCAGTGACGCGGAGCGGTGTGACATTGACCAGCTTACGATCTTCAGTGATACGAACGAGTATACGCAGGAAGGG ATATATGGTTATTGGTACGAAGTGTCAAGGTCGTCTATCTCTAGTCATAAGCCTGCCGTAAAATCTGCATATGCCTATTTCACATCACCTAGCAATGAAACACTTAATATATACTATACTGGACTTTCAAACGAGGAAACAGAAGG AGACGATCCGACCTGCTCTGAGGTATTGCACGGGTCAATGATTGCCAGATGCAGCAATGATATTAACGGAGACTTCTTATATAGATTCAACCAGACTGAAAACTTTGTATCATATG TaccctttaaaataattttcacgGACTACACAAAAGTTCTGGTAACCTATATGTGCACGGAGATGCTGCCGGATGGATCGTGTCATGAGACAGGAGAGGAAATAATTTTATGGTCACGAAACGAGACACTGGATGACACTGATAAAGCGTATGCTTACGATATGGGCTTCTGGGTCTGTCTGCAGCCGACAATGACTGACAATCACCAGAACAATA GTGCGTGCAAACAAAATCTGGAGGAATATGTAACTGATA ATCATTTAGATCAGTTATACGAAGACGATTATGACGTCAGTGATGACGAAGCTATAACTGAAGGCGAAGTGGATGACAACAATGATCAGCAGCAGGATCAAGGTCAAAACAAATATGAGCTTAGTGATATAGAGGCAGCGTTCCTTATGGATGACGATGAATTTTACTATAACTCTTGA